One Cucumis sativus cultivar 9930 chromosome 1, Cucumber_9930_V3, whole genome shotgun sequence DNA segment encodes these proteins:
- the LOC101208306 gene encoding uncharacterized protein LOC101208306, translated as MTNGDGDCKGLSEVATSDPLDSSSPWGIQNVDGSSIGSPASSRYSSCGESEFERYCSANSAMGTPSMRSTITVFNDCTDSEFGYGRNFGFSDDGGLENFSLGGSERNSLDTNVVDYRKIELRDEATSEEPSTKYRSNGLDLYGADELIDSLEANGEVLCWKVESSSGLLCGVDMTNRLEKGEGSKNGKEGFIMKKEVCELGTEVDAVLGEVTNEAVHAGCLEGCTVENDMKSGQRFEEPLLPCMVENESDGELEMEDDRSENEYSGSEDSIYNFMHNNARVMSEPNLTNENPLLINSSVAFGSDDWNDFECETKGLSLKSSTEDSIQERKQHNLNSFALILNGNPIGNGMMRTDGTQMLLDCQKDRASTNFPKKVNSSLGDCATVPTIERPKEMIQVRDIPMCKVQSFEDLEDIANSTFLTEADSSYGVELDRDTKDIFVVNNQAGDANETAYNSECLVSNITEIGTGAEKFTLKPQMCAVDGNSVEQPRTPETEDNSGTVNQGLDSQGLGNVIAKVDPLGDILTNRLSTHGSDCCEDMSHSTCIPESKGHLLPVELAKLELNDFYDEVVNEMEEILLESSDSPRARFTNRYKLSQSIPSLPLRDGGSTASISGINCSDPNNPENLKIDGVEVIGARQKRGDVSFSERLVGVKEYTVYKIRVWSGKKQWEVERRYRDFYSLYCQLKSSFADRGWSLPSPWSSVDNRSRKLFGSASPDIVAERSVLIQECLCSILESRFSPTNPSPLVWFLSSQESNSSSPTSDTVVPHSNANSSASDSQKLSSLGNSISLIVEIRPYKSTKQILELQHYTCAGCYRQFDDQKTLMKGFVQSFGWGKPRLCDYTSQMFCSSCHTNEMAVIPARVLHHWDFTLYPVSQLAKSYLDSIHDQPMLCVSAVNPSLFSKVPALLHVMGVRKKIGDMISYVRCPFRRSINRGLGFRRYLVESSDFFALRDLVDLSKGAFAVLPTILETVSRKILEHIEEKCLVCCDAGVSCGARQACSAPLSLIFPFQETEMERCPSCESLFHKPCFAKLTKCHCGSRLRADETGRLSRKVSHGLGTDSDGEENGAVYSFLGKSTSISPLRSLSGLFVKSIHTTKEHKDSENIILMGSLPTGSL; from the exons ATGACCAACGGAGACGGTGATTGTAAGGGTTTATCGGAAGTTGCCACTTCCGATCCGTTGGATTCGTCGTCACCCTGGGGTATTCAGAATGTCGATGGTAGCTCTATTGGTTCACCGGCTTCTTCCAGGTATTCGTCCTGCGGAGAATCCGAGTTCGAGAGGTATTGCAGCGCGAATTCGGCAATGGGAACGCCAAGTATGCGTAGCACAATTACAGTTTTTAACGACTGCACCGATTCCGAATTTGGGTATGGGAGGAACTTTGGCTTCAGTGATGATGGTGGCCTGGAGAACTTCAGTTTGGGAGGGAGTGAGAGGAATTCGCTGGATACGAATGTAGTAGACTATAGAAAGATAGAACTGCGCGATGAAGCTACTAGTGAAGAGCCGAGTACGAAATATAGGTCCAATGGGTTGGATTTGTATGGAGCGGATGAGCTTATTGATTCACTTGAAGCTAATGGCGAAGTTTTGTGTTGGAAGGTGGAGAGCTCATCGGGTTTATTATGCGGCGTCGATATGACAAACCGATTGGAGAAGGGCGAGGGCagcaaaaatggaaaagaaggCTTCATTATGAAGAAAGAAGTCTGTGAATTGGGAACGGAGGTGGATGCTGTTCTTGGAGAAGTAACCAACGAAGCAGTTCATGCTGGCTGTTTAGAAGGATGTACGGTTGAGAATGACATGAAATCAGGGCAAAGGTTTGAAGAACCTCTTCTACCTTGCATGGTTGAGAACGAGTCTGACGGTGAGTTGGAAATGGAAGATGATAGGTCCGAGAATGAGTACTCAGGGAGTGAGgattcaatatataatttcatgCACAATAATGCACGCGTTATGTCAGAACCTAACTTGACGAATGAAAATCCATTGCTTATCAATTCATCTGTAGCTTTTGGTTCCGATGATTGGAATGATTTTGAGTGTGAAACTAAGGGATTATCTCTGAAATCCTCGACTGAGGACTCAATCCAGGAAAGGAAACAGCACAATCTGAATTCCTTTGCTCTGATTTTGAATGGTAATCCCATTGGTAACGGAATGATGAGAACAGACGGGACACAGATGCTCTTAGACTGCCAAAAAGATCGGGCAAGcacaaattttccaaaaaaagtCAACAGTAGTCTTGGGGATTGTGCCACTGTTCCAACTATTGAAAGACCAAAGGAAATGATTCAAGTACGGGACATTCCCATGTGCAAAGTCCAGTCTTTTGAGGATTTGGAGGACATTGCAAACAGTACATTTTTAACTGAAGCTGATTCCTCATATGGTGTTGAGTTAGATCGAGACACGAAGGATATATTTGTTGTTAATAATCAAGCAGGAGATGCTAATGAAACTGCATATAATAGTGAATGTCTTGTTAGTAATATTACTGAAATTGGTACAGGAGCAGAGAAATTTACATTGAAGCCGCAGATGTGTGCAGTGGATGGTAACTCCGTAGAGCAACCTCGTACTCCAGAGACCGAGGATAACAGTGGAACTGTAAACCAAGGCTTAGATAGCCAAGGACTAGGAAATGTGATAGCAAAAGTGGACCCTCTTGGTGATATTTTAACCAATCGACTTTCTACTCATGGTAGTGACTGTTGTGAGGACATGTCACATTCTACTTGCATACCTGAATCAAAAGGTCATCTTTTGCCAGTTGAG TTAGCAAAACTTGAGCTAAATGATTTCTATGATGAAGTGGTTAATGAAATGGAGGAAATACTGCTTGAATCTTCTGATTCTCCAAGGGCTAGATTTACTAATAGATATAAGTTGTCTCAATCTATACCATCTTTACCATTAAGAGATGGAGGATCAACTGCATCTATTTCAGGCATTAACTGTTCTGATCCAAATAACCctgaaaacttgaaaattgaTGGGGTTGAAGTGATAGGGGCTAGACAAAAGAGAGGGGATGTATCATTTAGTGAAAGACTGGTTGGGGTGAAGGAGTACACTGTATACAAAATTAGGGTATGGAGTGGCAAGAAACAGTGGGAGGTTGAACGCCGCTACCGAGATTTCTATTCTCTATATTGTCAATTGAAATCATCATTTGCTGATCGTGGCTGGAGTTTACCTTCTCCCTGGTCCTCGGTTGATAATAGATCAAGAAAGTTATTTGGCAGTGCATCTCCAGATATTGTTGCTGAAAGAAGCGTTTTAATTCAAGAGTGTTTATGTTCTATTCTTGAATCAAGATTTTCACCAACAAATCCAAGTCCGTTAGTTTGGTTTTTGTCCTCTCAAGAATCGAACTCCAGTTCTCCTACATCAGATACTGTAGTACCTCATTCAAATGCCAATTCAAGTGCATCTGACTCACAAAAATTGTCCTCTTTGGGGAATTCCATATCACTAATTGTTGAAATTCGACCATACAAATCTACAAAGCAAATACTGGAGCTGCAGCATTATACATGTGCTGGATGTTACAGACAATTTGATGATCAGAAAACTTTGATGAAAGGCTTTGTACAGAGTTTTGGATGGGGCAAACCACGACTCTGTGATTACACCTCTCAgatgttttgttcttcatgCCATACAAATGAGATGGCAGTCATACCAGCAAGAGTTTTACATCATTGGGACTTCACTCTCTACCCAGTTTCTCAGTTAGCTAAGTCGTACTTGGATTCGATACATGATCAG CCCATGCTTTGTGTCAGTGCGGTTAATCCTTCTCTCTTCTCAAAGGTCCCAGCTTTGCTTCATGTTATGGGTGTGAGGAAAAAAATAGGAGATATGATTTCATACGTTCGCTGCCCATTTCGTAGGTCAATTAACAGAGGACTTGGATTTCGTAGATATCTTGTCGAAAGCAGTGACTTTTTTGCTCTTAGAGATCTCGTTGATCTTTCAAAAGGGGCGTTTGCAG TATTACCTACAATCCTGGAGACCGTCTCAAGGAAAATCTTGGAGCACATAGAGGAGAAATGCCTTGTGTGTTGTGATGCCGGTGTTTCATGTGGTGCACGACAAGCCTGTAGTGCTCCATTGTCtctcatttttccttttcag GAAACTGAGATGGAGAGATGTCCATCATGTGAATCTCTATTCCACAAACCTTGTTTTGCAAAGCTCACCAAGTGCCACTGTGGATCGCGCCTTAGAGCTGATGAAACCGGAAGGCTCTCGAGAAAGGTAAGCCATGGATTAGGGACGGATTCGGATGGTGAGGAAAATGGAGCTGTGTACTCATTTCTGGGAAAATCAACTTCCATTTCGCCTTTGAGATCTCTATCAGGCCTATTTGTAAAATCAATTCATACAACAAAAGAACATAAAGACAGTGAAAATATCATCTTGATGGGCTCTCTGCCCACCGGGTCCCTTTGA
- the LOC101208546 gene encoding transcription factor MYB98, protein MELESNLREENLSTEICKKDELLSSFENFASAKGNNYLQEFHHLDHQLHPIANSSSNNHVMEDENLCSNFDSLNNNQYSHGIDQEMYEFNYKGNAAADQVMDNFQNCGDYYYYCNNFHQRNHQIEIMGLERNSINIPLNFPEIKPVNFMVPDEVSSIDSARNGHIQKGIINNKNVNFSSLLRTSKGRKKPNVIKGQWTVEEDRNRLLIQLVEQYGVRKWSHIARMLPGRIGKQCRERWHNHLRPDIKKDTWSEEEDRVLIEAHSEIGNKWAEIAKRLPGRTENSIKNHWNATKRRQYSKRKCRSKYPRCSLLQDYIKSLNLDSNTAVRHQKKSSAAISSAVNNNNKSKSADHHYHHQVQTTDFCPNDWTVPDFDFKEEPEFYLDDSFFPEGCSINSLMEDIVGASVDEANNYDRKRYNDNNDESVELRCVEMNKLQYYAPVSTAVAGMEFEVKKELDLVEMMTQVNEVNSMMK, encoded by the exons ATGGAGTTGGAGTCAAATCTTAGAGAAGAAAACCTCAGCACCGAAATCTGCAAGAAAGATGAATTGTTAtcatcatttgaaaattttgcatCAGCAAAAGGTAATAATTATCTACAAGAATTTCATCACTTGGATCATCAACTTCATCCCATTGCTAATTCATCCTCAAATAATCATGTCATGGAAGACGAAAATCTGTGTAGTAATTTCGATTCTTTGAACAATAATCAATACTCACATGGTATTGATCAAGAAATGTACGAGTTTAACTATAAAGGAAATGCTGCAGCAGATCAAGTGATGGACAATTTCCAAAACTGTGGagattattattactattgcAACAATTTTCATCAAAGGAACcatcaaattgaaataatggGATTGGAAAGAAACTCCATTAACATTCCATTGAATTTCCCAGAAATAAAACCTGTAAATTTCATGGTACCTGATGAAGTTTCCAGCATAGATTCAGCAAGAAATGGGCATATTCAGAAAGGtattatcaataataagaatgttaatttttcatctttgttaAGAACATCTAAAGGTCGAAAGAAGCCAAATGTGATCAAAGGCCAATGGACAGTTGAAGAAGATAG aaacagGCTTTTGATTCAATTGGTTGAACAATATGGAGTGAGAAAATGGTCTCATATTGCACGCATGTTGCCAGGGAGAATAGGAAAACAGTGTAGAGAAAGATGGCATAACCATCTCAGGCCTGACATTAAG AAAGATACATGGAGTGAAGAAGAGGACAGGGTATTGATTGAAGCACATTCAGAAATAGGGAACAAATGGGCAGAAATTGCAAAGAGATTACCTGGAAGAACTGAAAACTCGATCAAAAACCATTGGAATGCAACGAAGAGAAGGCAATACTCGAAGCGAAAATGCCGATCCAAATATCCCAGATGCTCTCTTCTACAGGATTACATTAAGAGCCTGAATCTGGACTCCAATACCGCCGTTCGCCACCAGAAGAAAAGCTCTGCCGCCATCTCCTCCGCCgtcaacaataataacaaatcaaaatcGGCTGATCATCACTATCACCATCAAGTACAAACCACTGATTTTTGCCCGAACGATTGGACGGTTCCGGATTTCGATTTCAAGGAAGAACCAGAGTTTTACCTCGACGATAGTTTCTTTCCGGAAGGATGTAGCATTAACTCGCTCATGGAGGATATTGTTGGCGCTTCTGTTGATGAAGCTAATAATTATGATCGGAAAAGATACAACGACAATAACGATGAATCGGTTGAGCTTCGTTGCgttgaaatgaataaattacAGTATTATGCTCCGGTGAGTACGGCGGTGGCGGGGATGGAGTttgaagtgaagaaagaaCTCGACTTAGTAGAAATGATGACTCAAGTCAATGAAGTGAACAGCATGATGAAATAA
- the LOC101207084 gene encoding diphthine methyltransferase homolog: MDVAHCTLDGNADGVEFCPHSSFSNVLAASTYTLQEGEQPSRSGSLSIFNINADIGSLELLHRVETAGIFDIKWSSVGQTASPLLAQADADGCLRIHALECSSNGVEGEYCLKEKCGSKISSSMCLCLDWNTSASSISVGHSDGSISILSAGESHLEVQNQWKAHEFELWATSFDTHQPHLVYTGSDDCKFSCWDLRDTPSKVFHNTKVHKMGVCCIAKIPNDPYKLLTGSYDENLRVWDIRAISKPINETSICLGGGVWKIKPHPSVSDVVLAACMHNGFAIVRVKDDGAEVVETYAKHNSLAYGADWQRGDSSQEDKRKRYAVATCSFYDKLLRIWIPETDIIT; encoded by the exons ATGGATGTCGCTCACTGCACTCTGGACGGCAATGCTGATGGAGTGGAGTTTTGCCCTCACAGTTCATTTAGTAACGTTCTTGCTGCTTCCACTTATACACTACAAGAGGGTGAGCAGCCCAGTCGTTCTGGAAGCCTATCAATCTTCAATATCAATGCAGATATTGGCTCTTTGGAGCTGCTTCATCGTGTGGAAACGGCGGGGATCTTTGATATAAAGTGGAGCTCTGTTGGTCAGACCGCAAGTCCTCTGCTTGCTCAAGCAGATGCTGATGGCTGTCTCAGAATTCATGCGCTTGAGTGCTCTTCAAATGGTGTAGAAG GAgaatattgtttaaaagagaaatgtGGCAGCAAAATTTCGTCCTCAATGTGTCTTTGCCTGGATTGGAATACTTCGGCCTCATCCATCTCTGTCGGGCATTCAGATGGTTCTATCTCAATACTCTCTGCAGGAGAATCCCATTTAGAAGTCCAAAACCAATGGAAAGCTCACGAGTTTGAGCTTTGGGCAACCTCTTTTGACACACACCAACCTCATTTAGTGTACACTGGCTCAGATGACTGCAAATTTAGCTGTTGGGATTTGCGAGACACTCCTTCCAAAGTTTTTCATAACACCAAAGTCCACAAAATGGGTGTTTGTTGCATTGCCAAAATTCCCAATGACCCTTACAAGTTACTCACTGGAAGCTACGATGAAAACCTGAGAGTGTGGGACATACGAGCAATCTCAAAGCCCATAAATGAAACTTCAATCTGCTTGGGCGGTGGCGTCTGGAAAATCAAGCCCCACCCTTCAGTTTCTGACGTTGTTCTGGCTGCTTGTATGCACAATGGATTTGCAATTGTTAGAGTAAAAGACGATGGTGCAGAAGTAGTTGAAACTTATGCCAAGCACAACTCTCTTGCTTATGGAGCAGATTGGCAAAGAGGAGATTCGTCTCAAgaagataaaaggaaaaggtaTGCTGTTGCAACTTGTTCATTTTATGATAAGCTTCTCAGGATATGGATACCAGAAACCGATATTATCACTTGA
- the LOC116401691 gene encoding uncharacterized protein LOC116401691 produces MPHFCVLFLHPLPATLLKRMRHPIHQDSDVDSVVSASEEGFEIWTEWMSLKRLSLKRILELTSTIYSDQKSNIFLAVLVLPTLLLLMRLIFPLSWSTLWKLAVWSLVDSVRHVSKCGLWLKLAVWSLWSLVDCVISLNWNINKTCFRICGLKDLCESSWAKNCIDRTDL; encoded by the exons ATGCCTCACTTTTGTGTTCTCTTTCTACATCCTTTGCCAGCTACTCTTCTCAAG AGGATGCGTCATCCCATTCATCAAGATTCTGACGTAGACTCAGTTGTGAGTGCTAGTGAGGAAGGTTTCGAAATTTGGACAGAGTGGATGAGCTTGAAGAGACTGAGTTTGAAAAGGATTTTGGAGCTGACCTCCACAATTTATTCCGATCAGAAGAGCAACATCTTTCTGGCAGTTTTGGTCCTTCCAACATTACTCCTTTTAATGAGGTTAATATTCCCCCTCAGCTGGTCCACATTGTGGAAGCTTGCGGTCTGGTCTTTGGTTGATTCTGTAAGACATGTTTCCAAATGTGGTCTTTGGTTGAAGCTTGCGGTCTGGTCTCTCTGGTCTTTGGTTGATTGTGTCATTTCACTCAACTGGAATATTAACAAGACTTGTTTTCGAATCTGTGGGTTGAAAGACTTGTGTGAGTCTTCCTGGGCAAAGAATTGCATTGACAGGACAGATTTGTAG